A genomic region of Cannabis sativa cultivar Pink pepper isolate KNU-18-1 chromosome 1, ASM2916894v1, whole genome shotgun sequence contains the following coding sequences:
- the LOC115716195 gene encoding uncharacterized protein LOC115716195, with protein sequence MESGQEIQCLNKGTEIEERKDIPFLVFYNGKFDDRMNYENYEASGHYISANCNYEDLQQKLKDALECNQENTVLQLKYQVKEGYQPLRIKDDQSLHFYIQLKLKDPDFTTYPMCVNVINNPTTTIDATFFGNDNSLITHRSAFQPIEYNAATTEDSTNQQHIIEARVLEFGEESFDFMDYAKLVAEEMVEQLENNRKKGTINHRL encoded by the exons atg gaatcaggacaggaaatacaatgcttgaacaaaggaacagagatagaa gaaaggaaagacattccattcctagtcttctacaatggaaaattcgatgatcgaatgaattatgaaaattatgaagccaGTGGACACTACATTTCTGCCAATTGTAACTATGAAGATTTGCAACAGAAACTCAAAGATGCCCTggaatgcaaccaagaaaacactgttttgcaactgaaatatcaagtgaaggaaggataccaaccattgaggataaaggatgatcaaagcctgcatttctacatacaactcaaactgaaagaccccgacttcacaacatacccaatgtgtgtgaatgtcatcaacaacccaacaacaaccatcGATGCAACATTCTTTggaaatgacaattcattaattacacatagaagcgccttccaaccaatcgaatacaatgcagcaacaacagaagactcaacaaatcaacaacatatAATTGAAGCAAGAGTACTGGAATTTGGGgaagaaagttttgacttcatggactatgcaaaacttgtggcAGAGGAAATGGTTGAGCAACTGGAAAACAACAGAAAAAAAGGAACCATAAATCACAGATTATGA
- the LOC133032857 gene encoding uncharacterized protein LOC133032857 gives MNAAARNAMKAYSVLLPLFFDLLGFWKNRAQAPASVSTLRLHSESWSLVVLRLSRRMIVEHMLLPLLNSLYTERMSLQTLTSKFIEPDLLHFSTRTDKGKLTKVLTARMRSKPSLLRHLN, from the exons ATGAATGCCGCAGCTAGGAATGCGATGAAGGCTTATTCCGTGTTGCTGCCTTTGTTTTTCGATTTACTTGGGTTCTGGAAGAATAGAGCACAAGCTCCTGCCTCAGTTTCGACCCTACGACTCCATTCAGAATCGTGGAGCTTAGTGGTCTTGCGTCTCAGCAGAAGAA TGATTGTGGAGCATATGTTGCTGCCTTTGCTGAATTCTTTATACACGGAAAGGATGTCCCTGCAGACTTTGACATCGAAGTTTATCGAACCCGACTTGCTTCACTTTTCTACTCGTACGGACAAAGGAAAATTGACGAAAGTATTGACAGCGAGGATGAGAAGCAAACCAAGTCTTCTAAGGCATCTAAATTGA
- the LOC115704847 gene encoding uncharacterized protein LOC115704847, with translation MTSNIVESLNAANLAARELPITTLMESLRALIQQWTYTNRKKAQKTTTFLTPTAEKKLVDNFVESLTENVKPINETMFEVIELTRSWVINLKEKHAVATDSNLMSYRVLMRLLL, from the exons atgacttcaaacattgttgaatctctaaatgcagcaaacttggcagctagagagctaccaatcacaacactgatggagtcattgagagcattgattcaacaatggacatacacaaacaggaaaaaagcacagaaaacaacaacatttttaacacctacagcagaaaagaaattagtcgacaactttgtggaatcattgacagaaaat GTAAAACCAATAAACGAGACCATGTTCGAAGTCATTGAACTAACCAGATCATGGGTCATCAACCTCAAGGAGAAACATGCAGTTGCAACAGATTCCAACTTGATGAGTTACCGTgtgctcatgcgcttgctgttataa
- the LOC133032847 gene encoding uncharacterized protein LOC133032847, with the protein MSVLSEVLGERHGHNRGVGRKLKGQSLSRNTQPTPTQDMPVDPRVEQKIDKLTRLMLWMSQRLGPDVRLPTDEELLGMAMPQMSGGGSASSSQPAGTSQYHQAQQSPPFMYHLSSPPQMSPFPWMSSPILQMQVMNMQQTPKTQQMQQHLLQMQQMPSMQHTSQLQQHSPQMQQRSSMQQTSQMQQPSMQQMASMQQPSMQQMASMQQTPQMQQASMQHMSSMQQTPQMQQPSMQTPHMQPSFMQHTPHVQQMTHMHQMSHLQQMPSMQQTPHTPSMPLMQHMAPTSQMQPLPSMQQMSHIQQPYYPQMPEVSQQSYYPQMPNITEQQSGENDDTDDEDSTQLGL; encoded by the coding sequence ATGAGTGTACTTAGTGAGGTACTTGGTGAAAGGCATGGTCATAATCGTGGAGTGGGGCGAAAATTAAAGGGACAATCATTGTCGCGGAACACACAACCTACTCCGACTCAAGATATGCCTGTGGATCCAAGAGTGGAgcaaaaaattgataaattgaCCAGACTAATGTTATGGATGTCTCAAAGGTTGGGACCTGATGTTCGTCTACCTACTGATGAGGAGCTGCTCGGAATGGCAATGCCTCAAATGTCTGGAGGAGGGTCTGCTTCATCTTCACAGCCAGCTGGGACTTCGCAATATCACCAAGCCCAGCAGTCGCCTCCTTTTATGTATCATTTGTCATCACCTCCGCAAATGTCCCCTTTTCCTTGGATGTCATCGCCGATTTTGCAAATGCAAGTGATGAACATGCAGCAGACACCGAAAACACAACAGATGCAACAACATCTACTACAAATGCAGCAGATGCCATCGATGCAGCATACATCACAACTGCAGCAGCATTCACCACAAATGCAGCAAAGGTCATCGATGCAGCAAACATCACAAATGCAGCAACCTTCCATGCAGCAGATGGCATCGATGCAGCAGCCTTCCATGCAGCAGATGGCATCGATGCAACAGACTCCACAGATGCAGCAGGCTTCCATGCAACATATGTCATCGATGCAGCAAACACCACAAATGCAACAACCTTCCATGCAGACACCACATATGCAACCATCTTTCATGCAACACACACCACATGTGCAGCAGATGACACATATGCATCAGATGTCACATTTGCAACAGATGCCTTCAATGCAGCAGACACCGCATACGCCTTCGATGCCATTGATGCAGCATATGGCACCAACGTCTCAGATGCAACCATTGCCATCGATGCAGCAAATGTCTCACATACAGCAACCATACTATCCCCAAATGCCAGAAGTATCACAACAGTCTTACTATCCCCAAATGCCAAATATTACAGAACAACAGTCTGGAGAGAATGATGATACTGACGATGAGGATTCTACACAATTGGGATTATAG
- the LOC115704256 gene encoding uncharacterized protein LOC115704256, whose amino-acid sequence MAITRSSSSPSPVLKKKSKMGKKSLANKSKGKRPIIDDFDSDFEAPMPKRVRPHSSKKSKLNLEEPTLPEISGKKFQKSITHAEDRTEVWDCKFSPSDFYRSKCVCTSVYSVINNIKNTLSVNLLSLFRQTQFGHFLDMPEFVFHPQVVHSLLLREVLQPNPKEFWAKVAGRCIRFSAEEFYLISGLDCFGDCNKLLFSQETNQLVETCFRGVKTIDNKAIEDAFLGSRWGLDESIGLKMAVLYFIQCFLLSNTPDKEVSRFVLDVVDSGRWDEYCWGRESFELTIDSFKGRIEHGIIMKNRKAEKGGQYDGWYRALGCPWVFTVWFYECCPAMVNSFCKRVSSSIPRILNWSNTIVTKNPTLRDLKGKIFDLPLEKLKIKNMRPTDEERQQLQLDGLFIDESIDERGVAKQSFEGGSSSKKSDSADIDWMKSKLEMLISNQSSLAEDFISLRCFVDFNFKSVMTVIKDIQEKVNAIHRRPSDEGKSSDELVTQDSDDDADDDDDDDDDDAEDDEKQLPDPENIDSDSDDGGELVKVGGDADDADKAVTAVPSADVNPSEDVGGSDKNVKDVEKPKGDESRLKGDDFFDGLSQLVIDDDQVVLAGLEVVAKINVPAPNPDVVGEKSDALHTDEETEDTVSDTPLLDKRKRAPALKSPFVDFGSADVGSTPMELMSSGSQSAGDDRDFKMVTYVKGLYALNDAFADPVSTEIEAKFDSWIGEGLLKHPV is encoded by the exons ATGGCAATCACTCGGTCATCTTCATCCCCTTCTCCAGTTCTCAAAAAGAAATCAAAAATGGGCAAGAAATCTTTGGCCAACAAATCCAAGGGTAAACGCCCAATCATTGATGAttttgattctgattttgaagCTCCCATGCCGAAGCGTGTGAGACCCCATTCTTCGAAGAAATCGAAGCTGAACTTGGAGGAGCCCACGCTTCCAGAAATTTCtgggaaaaaatttcaaaaatctatTACACATGCTGAAGATCGGACTGAG GTTTGGGACTGTAAATTTAGTCCTTCTGATTTTTACAGATCTAAGTGTGTATGCACCAGTGTTTATTCTgtgataaataatattaaaaacactTTATCTGTTAATTTGCTTTCTTTGTTTCGTCAAACTCAGTTTGGGCATTTTCTGGATATGCCTGAGTTTGTTTTTCATCCACAAGTCGTTCATAGTTTATTACTAAGGGAAGTTTTACAGCCTAATCCTAAGGAGTTTTGGGCTAAGGTTGCTGGCCGTTGCATACGGTTTAGTGCCGAAGAATTTTACCTGATTTCTGGTTTAGATTGTTTCGGTGATtgcaacaagttgttgttttcacaggaaacaaatcaattggtagaaacatgtttccgtggtgtaaaaactattgacaacaaagccatcgaggatgcttttttgggtagtcggtggggtttggatgagtctattggtttgaaaatggctgttttgtatttcattcagtgttttcttcttagcaatACTCCTGACAAAGAAGTGTCTAGGTTTGTTCTAGATGTAGTTGATAGCGGTCGGTGGGAtgagtattgttggggtagggaATCATTTGAATTGACAATTGACTCATTCAAAGGTAGGATTGAGCATGGGatcattatgaaaaatagaaaggcagagaagggaggccaatatgatggctggtatagggcattgggatgtccttgggttttcactgtttggttttatgaatgCTGTCCTGCAATGGTGAACTCTTTCTGTAAGAGAGTTTCATCTTCTATTCCCAGGATTCTGAACTGGAGCAACACCAtcgtcaccaaaaatccaacccTTCGAGACTTGAAGGGCAAGATTTTTGATTTACCTTTGGAGAAG TTGAAGATAAAAAACATGCGTCCTACTGATGAAGAGAGGCAGCAGCTTCAACTTGACGGTCTATTTATCGatgaatctattgatgaacGTGGTGTAGCGAAGCAATCCTTCGAGGGTGGGTCATCTTCAAAGAAGTCTGATTCAGCAGATATTGATTGGATGAAATCTAAGCTGGAGATGCTCATTTCGAATCAATCATCATTGGCCGAGGACTTCATTTCGttgaggtgttttgttgattttaatttcaaatccgtaatgactgtaattaaggatatccaagagaaggttaatgccattcatcgtcgtccttctgacgag ggaaagtcatcggatgaattagtaactcaagattctgatgatgatgctgatgatgatgatgatgatgatgatgatgatgccgaggatgatgagaagcaattgcctgatccagaaaatattgattccgactccgacgatggtggtgagttggttaaagttggTGGGGATGCTGATGATGCTGACAAGGCTGTTACTGCTGTTCCTTCTGCTGATGTGAATCCTTCTGAGGATGTTGGAGGGAGTGATAAAAATGTTAAGGATGTTGAGAAGCCGAAGGGCGATGAGTCTCGATTGAAGGGGGACGATTTCTTTGATGGGTTGAGCCAGCTTGTAATAGATGATGATCAAGTTGTGTTGGCTGGCTTGGaggttgttgctaaaatcaat gtCCCCGCACCCAATCCAGATGTTGTTGGTGAAAAGTCAGATGCCCTTCATACTGATGAAGAAACTGAGGATACTGTCTCTGATACACCTCTGTTGGATAAGAGGAAGCGTGCTCCGGCCTTGAAATCTCCATTTGTTGATTTCGGGTCTGCTGATGTCGGGAGCACTCCAATGGAGCTTATGTCCTCAGGTTCTCAATCAGCTGGGGATGATAGGGATTTCAAAATGGTGACTTATGTGAAGGGCCTTTATGCTCTTAATGATGCTTTTGCTGATCCCGTATCTACCGAGATTGAGGCAAAATTTGACTCTTGGATTGGTGAAGGATTGCTTAAACATCCTGTGTGA